The Benincasa hispida cultivar B227 chromosome 11, ASM972705v1, whole genome shotgun sequence genome has a segment encoding these proteins:
- the LOC120090832 gene encoding uncharacterized protein LOC120090832: MVKKMEARLSAVEEQLTLLQVGMENRMDQRFREMQQITESMMIAKIEALGETLEQKMIRPLEVWSKKLEILKEGESGSSEKTVMDRGKQPAREDVGERREVLLFDMRLRKLEIPIFKGEIGEDPMGWFHRVERYFVVNRLSEKDKIEAAILCLEGEALEWHQWEEERTPMNTWAKFKAHLLLRFLPIKEEDRRAQFLTLKQDGSVRAYRRRFEQLLGSLKDLSDEILESKFVRGLKNDIQIEMRMFKLIGLKEKMRMAQIIEDMEEARRKKWGGGTPNPSKSTGASSNSGLNTTTGQLGPTPNQNTQSIARTISLNPTHAGGTPSNSVTLKDVNGRSFTIGAFKRLSDNKMQNRRDKGLCYQCEEKYTPGHRCKRKELSILLYHNEEEGTEKAEESSKVEAPATTTLESMVMKTTDHEAAELSLNSLARIDSPRTIKVRGAIGDKDVVVLIDSGASHNFIDKELVSSLKLPQMPTTSYGIMLGIGTSVRTTGVCKGVILNLSNLTIINDLFPLPLGNIDVVLGVQWLMTLGRVECDWGTSEMEFQIGDWQVHLKGNRNLMKAQISLKSMMKLVREEGQGILLELSSLLTTEREDGGRPKIQEILRKYHSVFQAVERLPPV, encoded by the coding sequence ATGGTGAAGAAGATGGAAGCAAGATTATCAGCTGTGGAAGAACAGCTCACCTTACTACAAGTAGGAATGGAAAATAGGATGGATCAACGGTTTAGGGAGATGCAACAAATCACTGAGAGCATGATGATAGCAAAGATCGAAGCCTTGGGAGAAACTCTGGAGCAGAAAATGATCCGTCCGCTGGAAGTATGGTCGAAGAAATTGGAAATACTCAAGGAAGGGGAATCAGGATCATCGGAGAAAACAGTGATGGACAGAGGGAAACAGCCGGCGAGGGAGGATGTTGGCGAGAGAAGAGAAGTGTTGTTGTTCGACATGAGGTTGCGAAAACTGGAAATTCCGATATTCAAAGGGGAAATAGGAGAAGATCCGATGGGTTGGTTTCACAGAGTAGAAAGGTATTTCGTAGTTAATCGTTTATCGGAGAAGGATAAAATCGAAGCTGCGATTCTGTGTTTGGAAGGTGAAGCATTGGAATGGCATCAATGGGAGGAAGAGAGAACACCGATGAATACCTGGGCAAAGTTTAAGGCGCATCTCCTGCTGCGCTTCCTACCGATCAAAGAAGAAGATCGGAGAGCCCAGTTCCTTACTCTGAAGCAGGACGGCAGCGTTCGTGCATACCGGCGGCGATTCGAGCAGCTTTTGGGATCGTTGAAGGACCTTTCAGACGAAATATTGGAAAGTAAGTTTGTTCGTGGGCTAAAGAATGATATCCAAATCGAGATGAGAATGTTTAAGTTAATTGGGTTGAAGGAGAAGATGAGGATGGCTCAAATCATTGAAGACATGGAGGAAGCCCGAAGGAAGAAATGGGGCGGAGGCACCCCAAATCCATCGAAGTCTACGGGGGCGTCTTCGAACTCGGGGCTCAATACAACCACGGGTCAACTCGGCCCCACCCCGAACCAAAACACACAGTCGATCGCCCGAACAATTTCTCTCAACCCAACCCACGCGGGAGGTACGCCTTCTAACTCAGTCACACTAAAAGACGTAAATGGTAGATCATTCACGATCGGTGCGTTCAAACGGCTGTCTGACAACAAAATGCAGAATCGAAGGGACAAGGGGCTATGCTATCAATGTGAAGAAAAATATACGCCGGGGCACCGATGCAAAAGAAAGGAATTGAGTATCCTGCTGTACCACAATGAGGAAGAAGGAACAGAAAAAGCAGAAGAGTCAAGCAAAGTTGAAGCTCCAGCGACCACTACGCTGGAATCGATGGTGATGAAGACTACCGATCACGAGGCAGCAGAACTCTCTCTCAACTCGCTGGCGAGAATTGACTCGCCCCGAACAATTAAGGTCAGAGGAGCTATCGGGGACAAGGATGTGGTCGTTCTTATCGACAGCGGAGCATCCCACAATTTCATCGATAAAGAGCTGGTGTCGTCCCTGAAATTACCACAGATGCCCACGACAAGCTACGGGATCATGTTGGGGATAGGAACTTCAGTGAGGACGACGGGTGTCTGTAAAGGGGTAATTCTTAATCTCTCTAATCTCACTATTATCAATGACTTATTCCCTTTACCTCTGGGCAACATTGATGTGGTGTTGGGAGTACAATGGCTAATGACTTTAGGACGGGTTGAATGTGATTGGGGAACGTCGGAGATGGAGTTTCAAATCGGAGATTGGCAAGTGCACTTGAAAGGGAACCGCAATCTGATGAAAGCCCAAATCTCGCTGAAATCGATGATGAAACTGGTCAGAGAAGAGGGCCAAGGTATATTACTCGAGTTGAGTTCTCTTTTAACCACTGAGAGGGAAGATGGAGGCCGACCAAAAATCCAAGAAATTCTAAGAAAGTACCACTCAGTCTTTCAAGCAGTAGAGAGGCTACCTCCAGTGTGA